CGCCGTGTCCCGCTTTCCTTTCATGAGTTGTTTGCTCGTCTTCACGGCGCTCAATCCTTGTTTATCCTCCACCACACACACCACGCTGGCAAGCTGCCACAACAAGGTGATGTATACGTAGAAAGGAAAAGCAACGATGAAAATAAGGAACACCCCAACGATAAGGGTCTCTTTCTTCAATCCAACCgctccatatatcaggaaccagaaAAACAGGGCACCCACGATGACCACATAGGATAGAAACACAATAAGCAAAACCCAGAGAAATGTGAGGATGAGGCTCTTCCATACCCTGGGTATCATGCTCATAACCTTTGTGTAGGTCAATTCTTTGCCTGCGTAGATGGCTGCCACCGTGTACACCACTGCCGACCTAGACAGCAGAGAGAAGACAAAAACTAGGGTTAGGTACACAGCGTCATGAGTAAAAGCTCAGCAATTTGCAGGTGCAAGCTGTGGTTCACGCTTTCTGCCGCAGGACTGCCTGCCTCTATTCCGAATAATGAATCGTTCATCATGATTTTGTTGGTGAGGGGCCCTGAGAATAAACTGTAGCCATGGATTACAAAGGAAAGAGGAAACAGAAGGGTAAGAGTAATAGCTCCTAAGAGTTTCGCCTTACGACCCACGATTTTCCACGCCTCTCCCACGATTCCGAAGGCATCCAGAAAATATAACTCTCCCGCTTCTCTATCCATCACTCGATTCACTAGAAAATAGAATACTTTGCTCAACGAATATAGCTGCTAAATCTTGTACCCATTGTAAGAGTTATCCCAGAAGCGATGTGCACGTATTATAAAAAAACGTTGCACCACAGGTCGAGATTACGCTTGGAGAAAGAATCAACGGGATTTTTGTCAATTGGGGGCCCAGAACGAAGGTTCCAGGCAATAAACTTTGTCCTAATCCTGCTGGTTTTGACACGGTAAAGACTATCACTGTGGTCCCTGAGCAATAAATTCTAGACGAGCCTCCCAGTCATAACGCTCCAGACTTCCATGTCCATCGTATGGATTAcgtttttcttccatagattatATTTAAACGCGTTGTCTATCCAGTCATACAAACCAAACCTGAAAAGACTCTTATTTAATTTAATCAGAATACGGTTATATTCTGACTtttgagttaattaataaatgtaaatAGTTATCTTATCATGTTGGTTTAGATCATTTCATAGGAAATTCTATGTAGacgcctaaaaatgtctcattgatcttaTACTAATTATtcgtttatttaattaagtaattctatagttatttaattaaactaacatcttcttctaatcaattcaaatcattattaattgtCCAAACTTTTGCATCATTCTAATTaaacctatctcaattattaattaaatattaattatttaattaattacgatcgTTTCCTTAGTATaattatctttattatttaattaattcaattttctatgtttaaataatttcatttaaattatttaagttaattaattaaattactccaattccccaaattataattccatctaatttcatttcatttctcccaaatcctaattccaattaatttcatttcctccaaattcacatttcatcaaatctaaatttcaattaatttcatgtgcatttcagcattcgaaagtccaaaatcaaatccaaattgaaaatgagaaacaaattcaatttcaaaatcctacaacacatgctaaaatcagaactgattgatcaaatcaattatccaatcagttaactcatcaatcatcctttttaactctcaatcacatttttctgactaatccatctaatcagtcatctcgCTAATCAATCCAATCAAATAGCTAGTCAATTCAATCTAGTGATCAATCACTtgagttcactagccaatctatttagttcactctccaatctattgagttaacagatcaatcaactcTATTatctgatcaatctaaatcaattatttataaatcaacacttgagttctatttctcaccccctttgtgttgaaaatctataaattcaacctcattttctcaattcaagttAGAAtcatagaatcatagtcttcaaagctattgtccatcttatgcaagaaatcagtgcaatacctaagagccacctacatcaacaatattGTCCATCttatggaagccttgctatgtcaattgagggagttttagatagattttcctttcatttcaattgattttgcatcattccattgtaatttaggagtaatattaattagattagagttgtgattcgctctttgatatctgattatgcaatttacaCTTATTTTACCACTAGATACACTATCCAACCATAGAAAACGATGTAATATGAACAAGGATAAACTTCTTTCAATTTTTAAAGGCATGCCACAAAATTATGCGATGAGACCTTGGGGAAACTAGCTAGAAGTATTAAGACAATGTGCACATTGTTTATTTTTCAAAAGAAGAACAAAATTACTGTTGAGGGAAAATAGAAAttgatattaaatatttaaattttattttaggtAAATTAGTTGTAAGAAAtggaattaaaaatatatttagagAATTGAATGAATAGATTAGTATTATTTAGTTGgaaagtttaatataaatttttttgtaAGAGTTGATAAGAAGTGATTTATTAATGTGTAGGAAACTTAGTAATGTTTGGAGGagcattttttaatttataaattcatattttattgttgttgATAATATTCTCAAATAAGGGATTAACTATATATATCCATATAATTGACCTACATAAGCAAGAAATTGATTTAGAGGAATAGATCTTACTTAGGTGAATGCTTTGGTTTCTATAAATCCCTAAAAAAATTTCTTGTATTCTATCTTGATTGTTTGTATATGTTTCCACTTAAAATGATCATTCTGTTAATAGGATTTTCTGGTGGTAGGGATTATATTTTCATTTATGTCAAACTATGTAGGGTACCTAAGTCGATTAAATTTTTAATTGATCATTAATATGAAAATATCAAGTATGGATAAAGATTCATATATCAACATGGTATTGAGCTTGGATTAATCTTGATACTTCAATAAGGTGTTAATTTTGAAGGAAATGTAATACCTGAATGAGGTATTCAAGTTAGATGAATTCTGATACTTCAATAAGGTATTTGAGTTGAATGAAGCCTAATACCTTAGTGGGGTACAAAAGTTGGAGAAATTATGTAGCTTATTTTTTCTACCTTCACTTTGGAGTCCTTATTCAGCCCATGCCTTGTTTTCCTTTGTTACAGTTCAAGGTATTTCTTATTGTAAAGTTTTTGGGGGTCCATTAAAAACCAATTCTAGCTCTTTTTGAAAGATTTATAATTTTAACTTGGACTTTGACACTATATAAAAAAATAcaaccaaattaaaaaaaaaaacaagtacAAATAACACATGAAATATACTATATTAATCTAGATTCAATCAAATGTCTTACACTCTAGACAATTACATATATATTGCTTATGTTTCTAAGATTAAATCTAAGAAACTCCTAATTTTGAAAGCATTCTTCAATCTTAAATATTCTAATGAGTTGTTCTGTCCTAGATTCTTATGTAATACTATTCGATGCAATAGTTAAACATTCTTATTCTTCCTAACAGCCTCTATGGGCCAGACATCTCAAACCGCATAGGGCCACCATTGAGAAGCACATAGCCTCCATTATACATCTCTAAATGTTTGGACAAAGCCAACTTATCTATTTCCTCACGGTGACAGGATTTGCAGACAAAGTAAAGGACGACGTGAGTTAGCAGCCATACTAAATCAACAACACACTGCAACAACACCACCGTCATGATAACTCCTACGCTCATCAGTTGGTCCCCCTTTCCATACACTGAATAGCTCTGAACGCCACCAATAACGCCCATAACCATCACGTACAAAACATACAGTGTCAACCCCGTGTCCCTCTTTCGTTTCATAAGTTGTTTGCTCTTCTTCATCACATTCAATCCCTGTATATCCTCCACCACACACACCACACTGGCAAGCTCCCACACCATGACGATGTAAACATGCAAAACTAAAGCCACGATGACAATACCAAGGACCCCAATGAAAACGGTCCCCTTCTTCAGTCCAACTACTCCATATATCAACAACCAGAAAAACAGGGCGCCCACGGTGACCACATAGAATAGAAACATAATCAGGAAAAACCAGAGAAAAGTGAGGATGAGGCGCTTCCATACTCTGGGCACGATTCTCATAACCTTTGTGTAACTCAATTCTTTGCCTGAGTAGATTGATGCCACCGTCTACACCACTGCCGATCTGGATAGCAACGAGAAGGCAAAAACTAGGGTTGCGTACACCGTTGTCGGCAGTACAAACTCCTCAATCTTTATGTGCAAAGTGTGGCGGATACTTTCTGCGGCAGGGCTGCCCGCCTGTATGCCCAATAATACGTTGTTCATCATGATTTTGTCGAGGAGGGACCGTGCGAATAAACTGTGGCCATGAATTACAAAGGAAAGAGGAAGCAGTTGGGTTATGGCGATGACTCCCAGGAGTTTCGCCTTACGACGCACGATTTTCCTTGCCTCTCCAACAATTCCAAAGGCGTCGAGGAAATGGAATTCATCCGCTTCTCTCTCCATCACTGGAAAATAGAATATTTTGTTCAGTGAATATAGCCGAGAAATTTGGTACTACTCTGAGAGAGTTAATGGGGATGGGATTTGCAGGTCATAAAAATAGTGTTGCAGAGCAGGTGAAGGTTTTGTCTGGAGAAAGAATCAACATGACTGTGTCAATTGCAGAAATATTATTTTTTCTTGGGAAGAATTAGTATCTTGTGAGATCTGCAACGTAAAGTTTCATGTCGGTTGTGTACATTACGATTTTCTTCCATTGATTTTTTCTGAGAAGGTTTCTAGAAAACAATGCAATAAGCAGAGgacaaacatttttttatttttcaaggcatgcaataaattaattaaatgataataGGTAAGGTTCAAAGGATATGGTTTTGAATAGAATTCTGCTAAGCCCATGTTCAGTAAATTTTATATTTGGGGTACCATTACGGGATTTGACCTTGTCAAAAGTATATAAAAGTATTTAGATATTGtaaacattgtttcattttcaaagGGAGATTAAAAGCTCCTTTTATATTTTGTGTAATTGATATAAGCTTTTAACTTCTTTTTTTCCTAGaggttttaaatatatatttaaaaaataaataaatagaataatacgATTAAATTGGAAATTTTAATCTACATTTATTATATGAGTTGGTAAGAAGTGATCTATTAATGTCTAAGAAATTTGGTAATGTTTTGCAAATACTTTAGATTATGTAAACTTATCTTATTTTGTCAATCATCTTCAAAAGGAAAATATTAATCATACATCTATAGAATTGATCAATATAAGTGTAGATTTAATATCGATGCACAAATCTACTTTACATGCATAGATCTGGTCTCTATAAGTCATTAACATTACTCTTCTAGTCTAtcttgaatattttaatatgtctCCACATAAAAACTTGGTTGTATGGCTAAGATTTTCTCACAATACAAATTTTATCTCCCTTTGTCTCAAGGTATGTGAGAATGCTAAGTCaatgaattttaaaattagaaaagataagaaaatggtagatggaAGAAATTAATGCAACGATGAAAGTCTAGACTATAATAATAAAATCTTGAATTTCCTTATTGAATGATCTTGTAGTTGTCTAAAATTATACTAGGGTTACTCTCTAGATTCAAATCCAAATGATGCAAATAGAATATTTTGCACTTTGATTGTACAAGTAACAACTAATTGGAATGATTAGGCTGACCATAAACTTAAATTTGGTACTTAAAAGTTTAGCAATCATTTGTTCAACTAAGAAATTTGCAAAACCATGGATTTGACTCAACCAATGTGTAAGATACACGAGAATTAGGATTAGCATTGTTTTCTATAAGTGTAGATAAAATAGGTATGGTTCAAATAATGTGTCAACTAAGTTATGCACATATGATGTTATTGTATCAATATCATTGTATCAGAAATATGTGGTTTAgagtcaaatttgaagaagaaaagtggaaattatataatttgtattattatattttgtTCTCCCTTCTAATTGCATGTAAGCTATCATGGGAATGCATCTCAAAAATAAAATTAGGTAagaaacatgaaattaaatttcatCAACCACTTATGAAGGGAATACTAATATTGGATATGGATGTTGATTCTATTGGCTTAGAAAATATGATTGAAATATACAAGTAAATCTCATAGGAGAATAAATGCAAAAAACCAAAGCCAGAAACTAGCATGTAAATGAGTAAAATATACAAGGAAAATGTTTGCAAATGTAGAATGAGAATAAAGTAGGAAGGTGGATGTAAACTATTGTCCAACCCTCTAGGAATTGTGACATGTGTAGAACACAAGTATGAGAGCATATTTCATGTTCTTATGAGGTGACACAACTAAATCACTAATTCAACTTATGCTAATGTAAATAGGTTTACTAGGTATATGATCTAGATAAATATAATATAGATGTATAATAGTTATTTTAAGAGTAAATTATCCCCTAAATTAATATTCAAGGAAAAAATTACTAGAAAATGAGTCTTGATAACAAGGCTTCATGATGTACTAATGTGATATAAAAGtctataaaaaaagaaaaaaaggagaaaaccttatGAATAAATCTTATCTCTAGAAATGAAGACTCAATATTctccaaggacaacttccttcaccctaaGCATATTTTGCAAATCAAGATAGTGAGCATGACCTAATCTTGAGTAGACAAATACTCTAAGGATAAAAAACCAtcataaatgatatttttaattacATATTTGTGAAGTCAATGtaattcatcctttgattctttaTTTGGTTGAATGGAACTTGGGTTATCACATCAAACAGTAGTAGGATTACCTAACGTGAACTTGCATGAGTCGAAATCACTTGCCCAATCTAAATTGGTTAAGCCTAATATCTATGAATGTCTTGATGTGTATTAAAAGTAAAAATATGTGATGCCCTGAATACACCTCAGAATTCACATGATTTCCTTCCTATGAGACTCATTATTGTCATGTGAAAATCGCAAGACAAAATCAAAAACTACTTCGTGATATCAAGATGAATGTGTATAAAGTATAATAAACTACCAAAAATATATATATGGTTGCATCAATACTATGTGTAGCATAGGTCATAGTATTGCAAGTCAAGGTTAGAGTTCTTAACAAGCTACTAAACCTAGAAGCTATTTGAGGTCGCATAAACAATACTAACATGTTTATTTATTTACATGTAATGAAATTATTACaccaagaatataaaataatatattgtaAGCAAATATTAGTATCTTATTTTGTTTTAGGAAGTTACTGTAGTTACACAGCTAAGATTGCATTTACCTATAATTGCATGCATCTTTGCTTATATAAACAACACTATAGATCATCAAATATACTGGCTAGTCCCCATTAATTAAAGAAAATATTCAAGTTTACATACAACAAGTTTGCTATACTAAAAGGGAAACATAGTATATTTCCTAGTCTTAAAAGCTTTAGTTAAGTAGTTCATACTATAAATTTAACCCTTCTATTACATTTATCAAAACATTCTAACAATCTCTAGATGTAGAATTTCTAAATATCAGACCATTTATATTAATAACCTATTAACAAAATGTGAGCCCAGTAAGTTGCACATTCCTTCtaaacttcttcatcaatttccaTCTTGTCCTCATCCATGGGGCTCTCTCTTTCCACCTCAATTGCATGAATCTTCTCTTCCAGGCCTTCCTGTCAAATGTAGGTTGAAATCCAATATGAGGCTGCATTCTCCACTATACTTGTCCAGGTCATTAGGAAAACCAAACTCCTAATTGcaccttttttttgtttttgtaatcATCCTCATCATCCAACACAATAATTGGGAGCTTTGGAATTTCTTCATTCTCCTTGTCAAAATCCTTGGGCAATAGAATCCAAAAGTTATCATAATTTTTGAGGACATCATCTAACCCACCCAATACCTATTTCTTAAGCACTGCTTTGCCTAGATTCTTAGCCACGATATTGGTTAGACCTCTGTCTAACAAAATGGCTTGAAACATTGACGAAGTGTCTAAATTCACATGCTATGTATGATCTGCCATTATAAAATCCTTCATTGTCAGGGATTTGATGGCATACGGGACTAACGGATCTCTATAACTCAAAATAGTACTCAATATCTTATTATTTATTTCTCCTAAAAAGGCCATTTGCCTTCTAGTTGCCAACATGTGTATTGGATTCTCCATTTCATCGTATAATTCTAATCTTACTAGAGAGTAAAAAGGCAAATTTAGAACTACTAAAATTTTCTAGATGTTTCCAAGAACTCTATTATGTTAATAGAGTCTCAAATCCATCATAAAGGCTCGCCTCAACTTGGGATGAATATTTATCTTTTCCAAGTATCGATTAATGATTTTAACTGACACAAATTCGATCATGATTTTTTGATCTCCCAAATTGCAAGGATCACCCCTTGATAGGTCATGATCTATAGGTTGGAAAACTTTGTTTAGCGGAATACCTCCAAAATTCTTtcttttctaaataattaaatcccTCCTTTTGGCCATACCCTAGCTACTATTTGTCTTGATAAATGTCTACCCTTCCATATGACttcattaaaaatcattaaatataTTCTTTCAAAAATCTTCTCCAAATAATCTCCAACCTTTGTTAATCATTACAAAAGTAATTAATGGTCCTTGATTCCTTTGGATAGTCTATCCAATCAAAAGTGACAAGATCTCCTTTCCTTACTATAATATTTCTTTCCAAATTGCATTAAACTCAATAAATTTATACAGGTTTGAAAAATACTCATGTCTGTTTTATACAAAAACAGTCAAACAATTTGAATGTTGCACTGCTCACATACCCTAATCTTGGCATTTAATATTTAAagctttgtattatttattaatttctAACTATATTTTTGGCTAGTATATCTATCTCAACATTCCCTTTTCTATAGATATGACTAATTGGAAATAATCTAATTTCATAATTAACTCTTGAATTTGATTTAGCCATGTCACCATCAACCAGCTAGATTGATCTGTTTTCTTGAATGGTATTAATTACAATCTAAGAATTTCCTTCTAAGTGAATCTTCTTTGATCCTAATATGAAACCAAGTTGTAACCCAAAAAATGTAGCTCTAATTTCTAGTATATTATTTGTAGTTTCACCTAAATCTTTTGATTCTTCTACAATCGTTTTCCCCTCTTCGTCCCTAGAAATATAACCCATACCCCCTTTGCCTAGATTGCCTCTTACCActctatcaaaatttaattttatccATCCCACTCAAGGAGGAGTCCATTTGAAAAATCCTTATTTTTACTTCCACCTTGAGATTTGGGGATAATTAAAGCTTTAAATTTTctcatcatttcatcatcccaaAGAgtgaatggattttctttaacaacaTGATTCCTTGTTGCTATGTTGACCAAATCCAATACTTGATCTTCAATCTTTTGAATAAAAATTTTCTATGGCATTTATTTATCTTGAAATATTCTAtaatttctttccttccaaactTCCCAAACCATTATTGACGGTATTATTCCCCAAATACTGGCAAACATACTTTTCTTTCTCAAGTCATTCCATATTTTGAACCAGTCTAATAAGTATTGTGGTTTGGGGCATTGAAAGTCTAACTTT
The nucleotide sequence above comes from Cryptomeria japonica chromosome 11, Sugi_1.0, whole genome shotgun sequence. Encoded proteins:
- the LOC131079018 gene encoding uncharacterized protein LOC131079018, translated to MSMIPRVWKSLILTFLWVLLIVFLSYVVIVGALFFWFLIYGAVGLKKETLIVGVFLIFIVAFPFYVYITLLWQLASVVCVVEDKQGLSAVKTSKQLMKGKRDTALTLNILYGLFMVVIGGVQSYSVYEKGQQVMSVGIIAALVLLQCVADLGWLLTHAVLYFVCKSCHREDIDFKALSNHLEMYNGGYMLLRDASMEFEMLNP
- the LOC131078998 gene encoding uncharacterized protein LOC131078998; the encoded protein is MRIVPRVWKRLILTFLWFFLIMFLFYVVTVGALFFWLLIYGVVGLKKGTVFIGVLGIVIVALVLHVYIVMVWELASVVCVVEDIQGLNVMKKSKQLMKRKRDTGLTLYVLYVMVMGVIGGVQSYSVYGKGDQLMSVGVIMTVVLLQCVVDLVWLLTHVVLYFVCKSCHREEIDKLALSKHLEMYNGGYVLLNGGPMRFEMSGP